The following are from one region of the Blastocatellia bacterium genome:
- a CDS encoding NAD(P)/FAD-dependent oxidoreductase produces the protein MKLTRRELLTAFLSTPLALSACQNKNSNIFPEGEIVGPSDDLGHKIRDGLKITPPSDNWQKVPLVIVGAGVAGLSAAWRLLKSGFEDFILLEIEKAPGGTSRSGESKLVSYPWGAHYIPAPMKENIALLELFNEMELLEGQDSEGQPIVA, from the coding sequence ATGAAACTTACACGGCGCGAACTTTTAACAGCTTTTCTAAGCACACCTCTAGCTTTATCTGCTTGTCAAAATAAAAATTCAAATATTTTTCCTGAAGGTGAAATTGTTGGGCCATCAGATGATCTTGGTCATAAAATACGAGATGGACTAAAAATTACCCCACCCTCAGACAATTGGCAAAAAGTTCCGCTTGTAATTGTTGGCGCAGGTGTAGCAGGGCTATCTGCTGCTTGGCGACTACTAAAATCAGGTTTTGAAGATTTTATCTTGCTTGAAATAGAAAAAGCTCCCGGCGGTACATCTCGAAGCGGTGAATCAAAACTAGTGTCTTATCCTTGGGGAGCGCATTATATTCCTGCTCCAATGAAGGAAAACATAGCTTTGCTAGAACTTTTTAATGAAATGGAGCTTTTAGAAGGCCAAGATAGCGAAGGTCAACCCATTGTAGCCTAG
- a CDS encoding response regulator codes for MSVEDLEKSTLLENWSYQLGDNLQWATPTYDDSNWAKGSFPLIKEKHLNQQGYCWFRLHLEFSQDLLMSKNIALLVNQVGAIEVYMDGEKLQKFALTNNKVEENKADQISKNNVCLFVPKKKHQVLAIRYFINTSTDNYFTNLAVVIFGLRQGFTAQLLTPEKVLTQLNTYYQSLNLQYIFIFLTFLLLIAHLIIFYVYPIERINLYYGIFLFIGLIQQILLITVSFINTSILTYSIANILINLLTLPLVLAFRYYYLTAILQRGFLAYRHLAIFVPILLLSLIPNSFIYQTCIIIFFIVAVILLVELFVAIKRSYKEKTPYIWIFTSALIFLLVDLAFGITLQLKGQYSSLTMAVVDSTCGIGFFLTMSFYIAVKIKSYLEKLYLTLEERVQERTENLLVSEQREKKANQAKSIFLATMSHEIRTPMNAVIGATTLLLNTKLDSEQQDLLKTIQISGESLLALINDILDFSKIESGNLEIENIDFDLRNAVEETLDLISQKCAEKSINLIYIYDNTVPNFIYGDVTRLKQILINLLSNATKFTEKGEIILKISSIEQENNLYQINFSVKDSGIGIAKEKISQLFQAFSQADKSTTRIYGGTGLGLAISRKLSEQMGGKIFLESVEKQGTTAHFTILAKKASNTKYDYLYQENKSLINKNTLVLINNDQNQQFITTNLNTWGLKVKQLKDISELLNTFNSEEKIGFVILEASRDIEKILDSINEINKEKTPILLITSVIEIKNIAVNYKQIIKITKPIKPTQLYSILVNYFDKNLLEEKSINKLTIEKISENTKPLKILLAEDNIINQKIAKKLLEKLGYSIDIVNNGIEVLQVLKEKQYDIILMDIQMPEMDGLTTTEEIIKTIDLKVRPKIVAMTAGAVEGDKEQCLAAGMDDYISKPINLEQLQKMLTRYQ; via the coding sequence GTGAGTGTTGAAGATCTAGAAAAATCTACTTTACTAGAAAATTGGTCATATCAATTAGGAGATAATTTGCAATGGGCCACACCTACATATGATGATAGTAATTGGGCCAAGGGTTCTTTTCCTCTAATCAAAGAAAAGCACCTTAATCAGCAAGGTTACTGTTGGTTTCGTCTACATTTGGAATTTAGTCAAGATTTGTTAATGTCCAAAAATATTGCTCTTTTAGTTAATCAAGTTGGAGCAATAGAAGTTTATATGGATGGGGAAAAACTTCAAAAGTTTGCATTAACAAATAACAAAGTTGAGGAAAATAAAGCTGATCAGATTAGCAAAAATAATGTTTGTCTTTTTGTTCCTAAAAAGAAACATCAAGTATTAGCAATCCGCTACTTTATAAACACATCAACAGATAATTATTTTACTAATTTAGCTGTGGTCATTTTTGGATTAAGACAAGGGTTTACTGCCCAATTATTAACACCTGAAAAAGTACTAACTCAACTAAATACTTATTATCAATCATTAAACTTACAATATATTTTTATTTTTCTTACCTTTTTATTATTAATTGCTCATCTAATCATTTTTTATGTTTATCCTATAGAAAGAATCAATTTATATTATGGTATATTTCTATTTATTGGCTTAATACAACAAATATTACTTATAACAGTTAGTTTTATAAACACTAGTATACTTACATATTCTATTGCTAACATATTAATTAATCTTTTGACATTACCTTTAGTATTAGCTTTTCGATATTATTATCTTACAGCAATTTTACAAAGAGGATTTTTAGCATACCGACATTTAGCTATATTTGTTCCAATACTATTACTATCTTTGATACCTAATAGTTTTATTTACCAAACATGTATAATAATATTTTTCATTGTTGCTGTAATTTTACTAGTGGAGCTATTTGTAGCCATTAAAAGATCTTATAAAGAAAAAACACCATATATTTGGATATTTACTTCAGCTTTAATATTTTTATTAGTAGATTTAGCATTTGGGATAACTTTGCAATTAAAAGGTCAATATAGTAGTTTAACAATGGCTGTAGTTGATAGTACTTGTGGCATAGGATTTTTTCTTACAATGTCTTTTTATATTGCAGTTAAAATTAAGAGTTATTTAGAAAAACTTTACCTAACATTAGAAGAAAGAGTGCAGGAAAGAACAGAAAATTTATTAGTTTCTGAACAACGGGAAAAAAAGGCTAATCAAGCAAAAAGTATATTTTTAGCAACAATGAGCCATGAAATTCGCACACCTATGAATGCTGTAATAGGTGCAACTACTTTACTTCTCAACACTAAACTTGACTCAGAACAGCAAGATTTACTAAAAACCATACAAATTAGTGGGGAGTCTTTACTTGCTTTGATCAATGATATTTTAGATTTTTCAAAAATAGAATCTGGTAATTTAGAAATAGAAAATATTGATTTTGATTTACGCAATGCTGTTGAGGAAACTTTAGATTTAATTTCTCAAAAATGTGCTGAAAAAAGTATAAATTTAATTTACATTTATGATAATACAGTGCCTAATTTTATTTATGGAGATGTAACTAGATTAAAGCAAATTTTAATAAATTTATTAAGTAATGCTACAAAATTTACTGAAAAAGGGGAGATTATCCTTAAAATTTCATCTATTGAACAAGAAAATAACCTTTATCAAATAAACTTTAGTGTTAAAGATAGTGGTATTGGTATTGCTAAAGAAAAAATTTCTCAGCTATTTCAAGCTTTTAGTCAAGCAGATAAATCTACTACTAGAATTTATGGCGGTACAGGTTTAGGACTAGCAATTAGTAGAAAACTTTCTGAACAAATGGGAGGAAAAATTTTTTTAGAAAGTGTTGAAAAACAAGGAACTACAGCACATTTTACTATACTAGCTAAAAAAGCTAGCAATACAAAATATGATTACCTCTATCAAGAAAATAAAAGTTTGATAAATAAAAATACCTTAGTGTTAATAAATAATGACCAAAACCAACAGTTTATAACAACTAATTTAAATACTTGGGGATTAAAAGTAAAACAGTTAAAAGATATTTCAGAATTACTTAACACCTTTAATAGCGAAGAAAAAATAGGCTTTGTTATTTTGGAAGCATCCAGGGACATAGAAAAAATACTTGATTCAATAAATGAAATAAATAAGGAAAAAACACCTATTTTGTTAATAACTTCTGTTATTGAAATCAAAAATATAGCTGTAAATTATAAACAGATAATTAAGATTACTAAGCCAATAAAACCCACGCAATTATATAGTATTTTAGTGAATTATTTTGATAAAAATTTGTTAGAAGAAAAAAGTATTAATAAACTAACAATAGAAAAAATATCTGAAAATACTAAACCATTAAAAATATTATTAGCGGAAGATAATATTATTAATCAAAAGATAGCTAAAAAATTATTAGAAAAATTAGGATATTCTATAGACATAGTAAATAATGGTATAGAAGTTTTACAAGTATTGAAAGAAAAACAATATGATATTATTTTAATGGATATACAAATGCCAGAAATGGATGGACTAACAACTACAGAAGAAATCATTAAGACTATAGACTTAAAAGTTAGACCAAAAATTGTTGCAATGACAGCGGGTGCAGTAGAAGGAGATAAAGAACAGTGTTTGGCAGCAGGCATGGATGATTACATCAGTAAACCTATTAATTTAGAACAACTTCAAAAGATGTTGACAAGATACCAATAA
- a CDS encoding protein kinase: MSDHCILIVDDDIATLKILEKAFQSLDCQILTAQNGQQALNLCLQNTPSLIISDWHMPILNGIDLFFHIKNSSGLQHIPFIFITISEDEEIKKALLTTGIKDYWRKPLNLIEIVAKTKTFLTNLDSNPNLVDDNTMQLVSLTEIQSNDSTTKVPVIFESLNSFPKTPTSNNSIDAPSETFLYIDRILNSRYKLLNPIGRGGMGIVYKAYDLAKNQEIALKLLRREYISNMVEVERFAREASATLRINHPNVVQIYEYGLAESGQAFITMELLPGHSLTAELFQHGFISSQRKAVKIMRQICLGVLAAHRQGVIHRDLKPANIFLLNPMDDAPRIKVLDFGIAFLQSKQENFVVSLQRLTDPNIIVGTPEYMSPEQIQKLSINEKSDIYSLGVVFYELLTGDLPFLGNQMQILIAQVSKTPTHISKMVEINPKLADLIMAMLEKNPEQRPSLESIANKLELYF, from the coding sequence ATGAGTGACCATTGTATCTTAATTGTTGATGATGATATTGCAACTTTGAAAATACTTGAGAAAGCATTTCAAAGTTTAGATTGTCAGATACTTACTGCTCAAAATGGACAGCAAGCATTAAACTTATGCCTACAAAATACCCCTAGTTTAATTATTTCTGACTGGCATATGCCTATACTTAATGGAATCGATTTATTTTTTCATATTAAAAATTCGTCTGGTTTGCAGCATATCCCTTTTATTTTTATAACTATTTCTGAAGATGAAGAGATAAAAAAAGCTTTGCTAACTACAGGTATAAAAGATTATTGGCGTAAACCTCTTAATCTTATAGAAATAGTAGCTAAAACTAAAACATTTTTAACCAACCTAGATTCCAACCCAAATTTAGTTGACGATAATACTATGCAATTAGTTAGTCTAACAGAAATACAATCCAATGATTCTACAACTAAAGTTCCCGTAATTTTTGAATCCTTAAACTCATTTCCTAAAACTCCTACATCAAATAATTCCATTGATGCCCCTAGTGAAACTTTTCTTTATATTGATAGAATATTGAATAGTAGATATAAACTATTAAATCCTATTGGTCGTGGAGGGATGGGTATTGTCTACAAAGCATATGATTTAGCCAAAAACCAAGAAATTGCATTAAAGCTTTTAAGACGTGAATATATATCCAATATGGTTGAAGTAGAACGTTTTGCACGAGAAGCATCAGCAACTTTACGTATTAATCATCCTAATGTAGTTCAAATTTATGAGTATGGATTGGCTGAATCTGGGCAGGCTTTTATTACTATGGAACTTTTACCAGGCCATTCTTTGACAGCAGAATTATTTCAACATGGCTTTATTTCTTCTCAGAGAAAAGCAGTAAAAATAATGAGGCAAATCTGTCTAGGCGTTTTGGCTGCACATAGACAAGGCGTAATACATAGAGACTTAAAACCAGCTAATATATTTTTATTAAACCCAATGGATGATGCACCTAGAATAAAAGTGTTAGATTTTGGAATCGCTTTTTTACAAAGCAAACAAGAAAATTTTGTTGTTAGCCTTCAACGTTTGACCGATCCTAACATCATTGTTGGAACACCAGAATATATGTCCCCTGAGCAAATACAAAAACTTTCCATAAATGAGAAAAGCGATATATATTCATTGGGGGTAGTTTTTTATGAACTCTTAACAGGTGATTTACCCTTTTTAGGTAATCAAATGCAAATATTAATTGCACAAGTCAGCAAAACACCCACACATATTAGCAAAATGGTTGAAATCAACCCCAAATTAGCTGATTTGATAATGGCAATGCTAGAAAAAAACCCTGAACAGCGTCCTAGTTTAGAAAGTATAGCTAATAAGCTAGAACTCTATTTCTAA
- a CDS encoding KpsF/GutQ family sugar-phosphate isomerase codes for MIQDKREQHKQSKNKIIKAGKRVLRMEAVALHQVESLLGQEFALAVEKIADCPSKIICSGMGKAGLIAQKIASTFASTGIPAFFLHPSEALHGDLGMAGSGDVALIFSNSGESEEIIRLLPHLRTRQVFCIALTAQQTSSLGRGCELVVEIGILEEACPLQLAPSSSTTALLALGDALALTVLELRGFTTYEYARLHPGGSLGKLVSQAQELMRTGSRCPIVSPETTVKETIIAISRARAGLAIVADKTGKRLGIFTDGDFRRHWEENDNIANVMVGEVMIKPGLAIKTGTLVRDAKNLMAERHINALPVLDSEDYVLGLLDLQDII; via the coding sequence ATGATACAAGACAAACGCGAGCAACATAAACAAAGCAAAAATAAAATAATTAAAGCTGGTAAAAGAGTATTACGAATGGAAGCGGTAGCACTCCACCAGGTAGAATCTTTGCTAGGCCAAGAATTTGCCTTAGCAGTAGAAAAAATAGCCGACTGTCCAAGCAAAATTATTTGTTCTGGTATGGGTAAAGCTGGATTAATCGCTCAAAAAATAGCTTCAACTTTTGCATCTACTGGCATTCCAGCATTTTTTCTTCATCCTTCTGAAGCATTGCACGGTGATTTAGGCATGGCTGGTAGTGGAGATGTAGCATTAATTTTCTCTAACTCAGGAGAAAGTGAAGAAATTATTCGCCTTCTGCCTCATCTACGTACTCGTCAAGTTTTTTGTATCGCACTAACAGCCCAGCAAACTTCTTCGCTAGGTCGTGGCTGTGAACTAGTGGTAGAAATAGGTATTTTAGAAGAAGCCTGCCCATTGCAGCTTGCCCCTTCTAGCTCAACAACTGCCCTACTTGCTCTAGGTGATGCTCTAGCACTTACCGTTTTAGAATTACGAGGCTTTACAACTTATGAATATGCTCGACTTCATCCCGGCGGTAGCCTAGGAAAACTTGTTAGCCAAGCCCAAGAGCTTATGCGAACTGGTTCACGTTGCCCAATTGTTTCACCAGAAACTACTGTTAAAGAAACAATTATAGCTATAAGTCGCGCCCGTGCTGGTTTAGCAATTGTCGCTGATAAAACTGGAAAACGTCTTGGAATTTTTACTGATGGTGATTTCCGTCGTCACTGGGAAGAAAATGACAATATTGCTAATGTTATGGTTGGTGAGGTTATGATCAAACCTGGTCTAGCTATTAAAACAGGAACTTTAGTTAGAGATGCAAAGAATTTAATGGCTGAGCGTCATATCAACGCCTTACCCGTGCTAGATTCAGAAGATTACGTACTAGGTTTATTAGATCTGCAAGATATTATCTAA
- a CDS encoding SDR family oxidoreductase has product MAGEKVLVTGGAGFIGSHLVDGLLAKNYKVKVLDNFTTGKKGNLSSVLSDIELITGDIRDEEAIKKAVLGVDFVLHQAALGSVPRSIDDPLTTHECNSTGTLKLLLAARDAGVQRLVYASSSSVYGNTPTLPKIETMPPSPRSPYALSKLSGEIYCQLFSSLYGFETVSLRYFNVFGPRQDEHSQYAAVIPKFVTALLKGESITIFGDGSQTRDFTFIENVVAANLLAMTAPKETAATAVDISCSGYYSILSVGEKLANILNTSLKVNFAESRPGCKDSYADISKAKELIKYIPKVDFQTGLKQTAEWFQAQYLELVK; this is encoded by the coding sequence ATGGCAGGCGAAAAAGTGCTAGTTACTGGTGGTGCTGGGTTTATTGGTAGCCACTTAGTAGATGGTTTATTAGCTAAAAATTATAAAGTAAAAGTATTAGATAATTTTACTACAGGTAAAAAAGGGAACTTATCTAGTGTTCTTTCGGATATTGAACTAATAACAGGAGACATTAGAGACGAAGAGGCTATAAAAAAAGCTGTTTTAGGCGTTGATTTTGTACTTCATCAAGCTGCTTTAGGTTCAGTTCCACGTTCAATTGATGACCCGCTTACCACACATGAATGTAATAGTACAGGAACATTAAAGCTTTTGCTTGCTGCGCGAGATGCAGGAGTACAACGCTTGGTTTATGCTTCTAGTTCTTCAGTTTATGGCAATACTCCAACCTTACCAAAAATAGAAACTATGCCTCCCTCGCCACGTTCGCCATATGCGTTATCTAAATTATCAGGTGAAATTTATTGTCAGCTTTTTAGTTCGCTTTATGGTTTTGAAACTGTGAGTTTACGCTATTTTAATGTCTTTGGCCCTCGCCAAGATGAACATTCTCAATATGCTGCTGTAATTCCTAAGTTTGTTACGGCTTTACTTAAAGGAGAGTCTATAACTATTTTTGGAGATGGCAGTCAAACTAGAGATTTTACTTTTATAGAAAATGTTGTTGCAGCAAATTTACTAGCAATGACAGCACCAAAAGAGACGGCTGCAACAGCCGTAGATATATCTTGTAGCGGCTATTACTCAATTTTATCTGTTGGCGAAAAATTAGCCAATATATTAAATACTTCATTAAAAGTAAATTTTGCTGAGTCAAGACCAGGATGTAAAGATTCCTATGCAGATATTAGTAAAGCAAAAGAATTAATTAAATATATTCCTAAAGTAGATTTTCAAACTGGGTTAAAACAAACTGCTGAATGGTTTCAAGCGCAATATTTAGAATTAGTTAAGTAG
- a CDS encoding tetratricopeptide repeat protein, with amino-acid sequence MKEINLGLSLDPNDREGQINLGVALYRSGQIAESTSHYEKLIAATKAENIKEKRNLASINYNLAIAYAHQGNFEKAINAYKQAISLREDFAEAYNNLALIYEVEGNLDEAKKNISIAIEKGKGNYPLAHYNLARIYFRQGNYLDAEQEFLLAVKQKTDFAEAYLDLGNTYILQTRTNIRNMLTQAIDSYKKAVETRKNYYALAHENLAIALSLNNQVEEAYKHYRIAMDQYTEASINTLYNIMSTKQRKTAFAIDNELSRLEDVRNLRKIEKKDLINKMLSILEQYEAMDEELKDVAILHYCAGHAYVSVENWTAAIDEFEQAWELSNRTDQEALKALISVLELVKYY; translated from the coding sequence ATCAAAGAAATTAACTTAGGCTTAAGTCTTGATCCTAATGATAGGGAAGGGCAAATAAATTTAGGTGTTGCACTTTATCGCAGTGGGCAAATTGCTGAATCAACAAGCCATTATGAAAAATTGATAGCTGCAACAAAAGCTGAAAACATAAAAGAAAAAAGAAATCTTGCTTCAATAAATTACAATTTAGCAATAGCTTATGCTCATCAGGGAAATTTTGAGAAAGCCATAAATGCTTATAAACAAGCAATAAGTTTAAGAGAAGACTTTGCAGAAGCTTATAATAATTTAGCTTTAATTTATGAAGTAGAAGGAAACCTAGACGAAGCTAAAAAAAATATTTCAATAGCAATTGAAAAAGGAAAAGGCAATTACCCTTTAGCACACTATAACTTAGCTAGAATTTATTTTAGGCAAGGGAATTATTTGGATGCTGAACAAGAATTTTTACTAGCAGTTAAGCAAAAGACAGATTTTGCAGAAGCTTATTTAGATTTAGGCAACACTTATATCTTGCAAACACGAACAAATATTAGAAATATGCTAACGCAAGCTATAGATAGCTATAAAAAAGCTGTTGAAACTCGCAAAAATTATTATGCTTTGGCACATGAAAATCTAGCTATTGCATTAAGCTTAAATAATCAAGTAGAAGAAGCATATAAACATTATAGAATAGCTATGGATCAATATACAGAAGCTAGTATAAATACTTTATATAATATAATGTCTACTAAACAAAGAAAGACAGCTTTTGCAATAGATAATGAATTAAGTAGATTAGAAGACGTAAGAAATTTAAGAAAAATAGAGAAAAAAGATTTAATAAATAAAATGTTATCAATATTAGAACAGTATGAAGCAATGGATGAAGAATTAAAAGATGTTGCTATTTTGCATTATTGTGCTGGTCATGCTTATGTTAGTGTGGAGAATTGGACAGCAGCAATAGATGAATTTGAGCAAGCCTGGGAACTGTCAAACAGAACAGATCAAGAAGCCTTAAAAGCTTTAATATCAGTCTTAGAATTAGTCAAATATTACTAA
- a CDS encoding NCS1 family nucleobase:cation symporter-1 — protein sequence MKEDVSHSSLWNEDLAPVPVKKRDWTTYNFAALWISMAHCIPTYMLASGLISAGMNWWQALVTILLGNIIVLVPILLNSHPGTKYGIPFPVFARASYGTLGSNLPALMRAIVACGWFGIQAWIGGQALQVFFRTLMPSWTTLLGDKIQSPAIIAGYTPTEYISFLLFWALNIFIVYKGMNLLKHVENWAAPFVLVMALFLMIWAIWKAQGLGAIMQDSGKFKSLRDFLPVFIPSLTAMIGYWATLSLNMPDFTRFGRSQREQMVGQVVALPSTMTVFAAMGVIITSASAIIYGKVIWDPVILIGEFTQPVIVAVSMFTVVIATLSVNIAANVVSPANDFANAFPKWITFQRGGLLTGIIGILMMPWKLLADPSGYIFTWLVGYSGGLGSIAGVMIADYWLIRRKHLEVPDLYLSQGIYRYIGGWNIAAIVATLLGCGLAWGGIVIKPLAPLYDYAWFVGFFVSGGTYWALMMLQETKITRFSPEKK from the coding sequence ATGAAGGAAGATGTTTCTCATAGCTCACTTTGGAATGAGGATCTTGCACCTGTACCAGTAAAAAAACGCGATTGGACGACTTATAATTTTGCCGCCCTTTGGATCAGTATGGCGCATTGTATTCCTACCTATATGCTTGCTTCAGGGCTAATTAGCGCGGGAATGAATTGGTGGCAAGCTTTAGTTACTATTTTACTTGGTAATATAATAGTACTAGTCCCAATTTTACTTAATTCTCATCCTGGTACTAAATATGGAATTCCTTTTCCAGTTTTTGCTCGTGCTAGTTATGGAACGCTTGGATCAAACCTTCCAGCTTTAATGAGGGCTATAGTTGCTTGTGGTTGGTTTGGTATCCAGGCCTGGATTGGTGGACAAGCTTTACAAGTATTTTTCCGTACACTTATGCCAAGTTGGACTACGCTCTTAGGCGATAAAATACAGAGTCCTGCCATTATTGCTGGTTATACTCCAACCGAATATATTTCTTTTCTGCTATTTTGGGCATTAAATATTTTTATTGTCTATAAGGGAATGAATTTACTTAAGCATGTAGAAAATTGGGCTGCACCATTTGTTTTAGTAATGGCTCTTTTTCTAATGATTTGGGCGATTTGGAAAGCTCAAGGCTTAGGTGCAATTATGCAGGATAGCGGCAAATTTAAGAGTTTAAGAGATTTCCTACCAGTTTTTATCCCTTCTTTAACTGCGATGATAGGTTATTGGGCTACACTTTCGCTAAATATGCCAGATTTTACTCGCTTTGGACGAAGCCAGCGCGAACAAATGGTTGGGCAAGTCGTGGCTCTTCCTTCTACTATGACAGTCTTTGCTGCTATGGGTGTAATTATTACTTCTGCCTCTGCAATTATTTATGGAAAAGTGATTTGGGATCCAGTTATCTTAATTGGTGAATTTACTCAGCCTGTAATTGTTGCAGTTTCAATGTTTACAGTAGTAATTGCTACATTATCAGTAAATATTGCTGCTAATGTAGTTTCACCAGCAAACGATTTTGCTAATGCTTTTCCTAAGTGGATTACTTTCCAACGAGGAGGATTATTAACAGGAATTATTGGAATTTTAATGATGCCCTGGAAATTATTAGCAGATCCATCAGGTTATATTTTTACTTGGTTGGTTGGCTATTCTGGCGGACTAGGATCTATTGCAGGGGTAATGATTGCAGACTATTGGCTAATTAGAAGAAAACATTTAGAAGTGCCAGATCTTTACCTTTCCCAAGGTATATACCGCTATATAGGCGGCTGGAATATTGCAGCAATAGTGGCTACTTTGCTAGGCTGCGGCCTGGCCTGGGGCGGAATAGTAATAAAACCTTTAGCTCCACTTTATGATTATGCTTGGTTTGTAGGCTTTTTTGTTTCAGGTGGCACTTATTGGGCTTTGATGATGTTACAAGAAACCAAAATCACCAGATTTTCACCAGAAAAGAAATAA
- a CDS encoding nucleoside deaminase, translating to MHLALEAAQTAYLLNEVPIGAVLVFEQQVIAIGYNRTRLDVDPTAHAEMIVLREASKKLDNYRLLNTTLYTTIEPCSMCAGAMIWARVSRLVYGAADLKAGAIDSVFQLCSSSKLNHQVSVTSKILEEECRAIMQKFFRARR from the coding sequence ATGCACTTAGCATTAGAAGCTGCTCAAACAGCTTATTTACTAAATGAAGTGCCTATTGGAGCAGTGCTGGTCTTTGAACAACAAGTAATAGCAATTGGATATAATCGTACTCGTTTAGATGTTGACCCAACAGCACATGCAGAAATGATTGTGCTAAGAGAAGCATCTAAAAAGCTTGATAACTATCGTTTATTAAATACTACGCTTTATACTACTATTGAACCTTGCTCAATGTGTGCTGGGGCGATGATCTGGGCGCGAGTATCTCGTTTAGTTTATGGTGCGGCAGACTTAAAAGCAGGTGCAATTGACTCTGTTTTTCAACTTTGCAGTAGTAGTAAGTTAAATCATCAAGTTAGTGTTACTAGTAAAATTCTTGAAGAAGAGTGCCGAGCGATTATGCAAAAATTTTTTCGTGCTAGAAGATAG